CAGCCATAGGCATCGAGCGAGACGTCGACCAGGCCGGGATTGATCGCGCGCCGGCGCGCGCCATCGAGCCCGAGCCGGACGAGTGCGTCCGGGCGATAGCCGTGGACGACGACGTCGGCTCCGGCCAGCAGCCGTTCGAGCACGGCGCGGTCGTGCGCCTGCTTCAGGTCGAGCCGCGCGCAGCTCTTGCCCAGCGCGACTTCCGGCACCGTCACGGGCTCCTCCCAGCTGGGCGGGTCGATACGCAGCACCTCGGCGCCGAAGCCGGCGAGGAAACGGGTTGCGATCGGGCCGGCGAGAATGCGGGTCAGATCCAGCACGCGGATCCCCTTCAGCGGCCGATCGGCGGCGAACGGCCATTGCGGCAGGCGACCGCCCTCGTGGAGCCTCCGGTGCAGCAGCGGCTCGCCCTGAACCGCGCGCCCCTGGCCGTGATCCGCCCATTCAGCAAGGCTGCGCATGGAAGCCGCGCAGCCATCGTTGCCAACGATCGCCGCCTCCAGGGCCGTCGCCTCCCAGGTCGCGACGGCGCGCTCCACCGCCGCGCGATCGGCCACGGTGTCGAGCACCGCGAGGGCCGCGTCGCGGTGATGCGGCGCGTTGGTGTGCAGCCGGATCCAGCCATCGGCGGCCCGATAGTCGCCGGCGATCGGATCCCAGGGCGGCGGCATGGACCAGCCCTGCGGCCGCAGCGAGGTGAGGAACCAGAACGAGGCGAGGCGCCGGTCGACCTGAACCGCGGCAAAGGCGGCCGAGCGCAGCGCGGCGAACTCGGCGACCGCCAGGCTCGCCGCGCCGATCGCGGCCACCGCGAGATCGGTGACGGGGAACACCGAGGCCAGCGCGCCCGTCCCGACGCGATCGAGATGGCGCAGGTGAACGGCATCGCCGCCCGCGGCCGTCCAGATCTCGCCGAGATAGTGATCGGCCGGGCTCGGTCCGGCCGTGTCCCGGCCGGCGCTGAAACCATGGTCGGGCATGGCCACCTCCGTTTCGAAAGATCGGGGATGAGCTCCGCGGTGGCGCCGCCATTGTCAATATTGATCAGGCGAATCAACTGCTTCAGGGGAGGCATGCGCCGGCGGACAAGAGTCGGCCGGACTTGGGCCCGGATTGCCGCCGGCGGCAAACTGCCGTTAGCTGGCCGGGCGGGGCGCGGCGGTGCTCGGCGGCAAGGCGCTGGAGGCGACGCCCGAGACGATCGAAGAGATCACCGCGGAACTTCGCGACCGCGACGAGAAGCGGCTGGAGCTGGAACTGGTCGGCGATCAGATGGCCGGCCGAGCGCTGTTCAGCGGCAAGCCGAACGAAGCAAGGCGTGCCGGCACCGGCCGCCGTGTGACCGACGAGAGCGTGACCGACGAATAGGACGCCGTCGCCCGATCGGCACGGGCAACCGGCTCGTCGCGCCTCACTGGTGGATCGTGTTGAACACCCGGATGATCCAGTAGGCCTGGTAGACGACATGCACGGTGACGGCCGTGAGCTGGACCCGCCGGTTGGCGAAGATCCAGGCGACCACGCAAAGCGTCAGGCCGAACGGCACCTGCACGAGATAGTCGGCGCTGAGGCGCTGCCAGTGCGCCGCGCCCTTGATGATCGTGTCGACGATATCGAGGACGAATGTGGCCGCGAGCAGCGCGAAGAACCAGCGCCGGCGCTTGATGAAATAGTCCTCGTAGCCGTCATATTCGGCAATGTTGTCGGGAAACAGCAGTGCCGCCAGCGAGAAGAGCACGACGGCATAGCAGATCAGGAACAGGAAGACGCCGAAGCTCCAGCGGTCGACCCGGGTCAGGCCGAATTCCCACCACCACCACAGGACCAGTTCGATGAGGATCGACACGGCCCAGGCCATGTGCAGCACCGAGACGCGGTAGCGGCCGGGATGCTGGATGAAGCTGGCCATGCCCATCAGGATCCGGGTGATGCCGAGGCCGATGACCATGCCGAGCACGATCCTGACATGGGAGAA
This portion of the bacterium YEK0313 genome encodes:
- the fldA gene encoding E-cinnamoyl-CoA:R-phenyllactate CoA transferase; its protein translation is MPDHGFSAGRDTAGPSPADHYLGEIWTAAGGDAVHLRHLDRVGTGALASVFPVTDLAVAAIGAASLAVAEFAALRSAAFAAVQVDRRLASFWFLTSLRPQGWSMPPPWDPIAGDYRAADGWIRLHTNAPHHRDAALAVLDTVADRAAVERAVATWEATALEAAIVGNDGCAASMRSLAEWADHGQGRAVQGEPLLHRRLHEGGRLPQWPFAADRPLKGIRVLDLTRILAGPIATRFLAGFGAEVLRIDPPSWEEPVTVPEVALGKSCARLDLKQAHDRAVLERLLAGADVVVHGYRPDALVRLGLDGARRRAINPGLVDVSLDAYGWTGPWAGRRGFDSLIQMSTGIAEAGMRLLGRDRPTPLPGQAIDHATGYLMATAVMRGLTERLATGRGSEARASLARTAQLLVSGGGQPADAAPLAPERPDDLSEMIEETGWGPAQRLRPPAMIEGIPMAWDRPAARLGTAPACWPSDRR